CAGCAATGTATTCTGATTCTGTTGTAGACATCGCTGTAGTGCTCTGCTTCGAGCTTCTCCAATCGACTGCGCCTCCGTTCATAATGAAAACATAGCCAGATTGTGAACGactatcatctcgatcagtttcgaAACTAGCATCAGTGTAACACTTTGTACTTAGTTCTTCGAAACCTCCGTAAactaagaacatatctttagtgttTCTCAAATACTTCAATATATTCTTTACAGCAGTCCAGTGACTATCACCTGGATTCCGTTGGTATCGGCTCGTCATATTGAGAGCGAAAGAAACATCTGGTCTAGTGCACCTCATAGCATACATGATGGATctaatagctgaagcatatggaactcCAGTCATTCACTTCACCTCTGCGGGTGTAGAGGGGGCTTGAGTCTTACTCAAAACCACGTTTGGTTGCATCGGAAGACTACCTCGCTTGGAAGCATCCATCTTAAAACGCTTTAATATTTTGTCAACATATGCACTTTGACTTAGACCTATTAACCGCTTAGATCTGTCTCTATAGATCTTGATTCCTAGGATATACGCTGCATCTCCCAGATCTTTCATAgagaaacattttccaagccaGGACTTAACGTCTTGTAGCGTTGGAATAtgatttcccatgagtaatatgtcatcaacatataagatcagaaAGACTTTAACGCACCCACTAGCTCTCATGTACACACAGGGTTGGTCAAGGTTTTGTGAGAaatcaaactctttgattttctcatcAAATTTCTTGTTCCAACTCCttgatgcttgcttcaatccataaatggatttctgaagcttgcatactttattaggatacttaggattcacAACCCTTCAGGTTGCACCATATATACGTTCTCGCTAAGGTGACCATTTAGGAATGCGATTttaacatccatttgccaaatctcATAGCATTGTACGCTGCTATAGCTATGAGTATCCTAATAGCTTTAATGTCCGCCACTGGAGAAAAGGTCTCTTCATAATCAACCCCGtaggtttgagtataaccttttgctacCAAACGGGCCTTAAAGGAATGTGCATTTCCGTCCATGTCGatcttcttcttgaagatccatttACACCCAACAGGCTTGCAGTTTGGTGGGAGATCAATCAAGCGCcaaacttgattatctttcatggactgcatctctacaTTCATAGCTTCTTGCCATTTATCAGATTCAGGATCTGACAATGCAGCTTTGTAATTAGCGGGTTCGCCCAGATCCCCTAATTCCAAGTCCTCTGTCGTAACCATAAGGTTTAACCTTTCTGGTGGACGAgtggttctactagatctacgaatgagACAGGCTTTGTCCTGTACCTTGACATTTTCATGTTGCAGTTCAGTACGAATTTcactagtgccttcagaaggtaatGTATcttgttcttgaatttcttcaagatctacagtGCTCCCACTTGCTTCTTGTAAGAGGAGACTCTTCTCCAAAAACTCAGCATATCTAGCAGTGAAAACCTTGTTTTCTGCTGGATAGTAGAAGTAGTATCCCatcgtttcctttgggtatcctatAAAGATACACTTGATAGTTCTGGACTCAAGTTTGTTTGGTGTATCACGCTTCACGTGAGCCTCACAACCCCAAACTTTCAAGTAAGATAGATTTGGGACCTTCCCATGCCATATTTCATATGGAGTCTTGTTTACCTTCTTGGTTAGAACCATGTTGAgaatgcgtgcagcagactctagaGCAAATCCCCAAAAGGATGGTGGTAGAGTTGTTAGACTCATCATTGATCGAACCATGTCAAGCAAAGTTCGATTTCTCCTTTCTGACACCCCATTATGCTGAGGTGTGTAAGGAGGAGTaaattgtgagacaatcccacgatcTCTCAGATGatctaaaaactcttgactcatatattcgccTCCACGGTCGGACCGTAGAACCTTAATGGTCTTTtcgagttgattttctacttcattttgaaaTGCTTTGAATGTTTCAaatacttcatgtttatgtttaatcaagtaaacataaccatatctactgaaaTCATCAGTAAAAGTAACAAAGTAGGTAGCTCCATCTGTAAACATTGTTCTAaatgggccacatacatcagtatgaatGAGTCCAAGTAGATCACTCGCCCTTTCAACCTGGTGGGTGAAGGGTTTCTTTGTCATTTTTCCagataaacaagattcacatatgtCAAACGACTCATTGCCGGTTGACTCAAGAAGCCCATCGTGTTGCAGCTTTGTTAtgcgttttgtagtgacccgaacttttccatgtttatatatatattaaatgaaattgttatttacatgattaagtgtttccaatatgttaagcaatcaaacttgttaagacttgattaattgaaataggtttcatatggacaattgaccacccaagttgaccggtgattcacgaacgttaaaacttgtaaaaactatatgatgacatatatatggatatatatatagttaacatgatattatgataagtaaacatatcattaagtatattaacaatgaactacatatgtaaaagcaagactactaacttaatgattttgaaacgagacatatatgtaacgattatcgttgtaactacatttaatgtatatgtatcatattaagagatattcatacatcatattatcatgataatataataatttaaaatctcatttgatattataaacattgggttaacaacatttaacaagatcgttaacctaaaggtttcaaaacaacacttacatgtaacgactaacgatgacttaatgactcagttaaaatgtatatacatgtagtgttttaatatgtattcatacacttttgaaagacttcaagacacttatcaaaatacttctacttaacaaaaatgcttacaattatatcctcgttcagtttcatcaacaattctactcgtaggtacccgtattcgtactcgtacaatacacagcttttagatgtatgtactattggtatatatactccaatgatcagctcttagtagcccatgtgagtcacctaacacatgtgggaaccataatttggcaactagcatgaaatatctcataaaattacaaaaatatgagtaatcattcatgacttatttacatgaaaacaaaattacatatcctttatatctaatccatacaccaacgaccaaaaacacctacaaatactttcattcttcaattttcttcatctaattgatctctctcaagttctaacttcaagttctaagtgttcttcataaattctacaagttctagttacataaaatcaagaatactatcaagtttgctagctcacttccaatcttgtaaggtgatcatccaaccttaagaaatctttgtttcttacagtaggttatcattctaatacaaggtaataatcatattcaaactttagttcaatttctataactataacaatcttatttcaagtgatgatcttacttgaacttgtttttcgtgtcatgattctgcttcaagaacttcgagccatccaaggatccgttgaagctaaatccatttttctcttttccagtaggtttatccaaggaacttaaggtagtaatgatgttcataacatcattcgattcatacataaaaagctatcatattcgaagtggtaaactagtaatcactagaacatagtttagttaattctaaacttgttcgcaaataaagttaatccttctaactacacttttaaaatcaactatacacatgatctatatctataagatatgctaacttaatgatttaaaacctggaaacacgataaacaccataaaaccggatttacgccgtcgtagttacaaccgggggctgttttggtttggataattaaaaactatgaaaaactttgatttaaaagctatacttatgggaaaatgatttttcttatgaacatgaaaccatatccaaaaatcatggttaaactcaaagtgaaagtatgtttttcaaaacagtcatcaagatgtcgttctttcgacggaaatgactacctctttcaaaaacgacttgtaacttgtatttccgactataaacctataccttttctgtttagtttcataaattcaagttcaatacgaaaccgtggccgcttaaatcactcaaaacggattagaaacgaagaaatggcgagcaaaacaaaattggtaaaaactactcattttagctacgtgaaaattggtaacaaatctattccaaccataacttaatcaacttgtattgtatattatgtaatcttgagataccatagacacgtatacaatgtttcaacctatcatgtcgacacatctatatatatttcggaacaaccatagacactctatatgtgaatgttggagttagctatacagggttgaggttgattccaaaatatatatagtttgagttgtgatcaatactgagatatgtatacactgggtcgtggattgattcaagataatatatatcgatttatttctgtacaactaactgtggacaactagttgtaggttactaacgaggacagctgacttaataaacttaaaacataaaaatgtattaaaagtgttgtaaatatattttgaacatactttgatatatatgtacatatttgttataggttcgtgaatcgaccagtggcccagtcttacttcccgacgaagtaaaaaaatctgtgaaaatgagttatagtcccacttttaaaatctaatatttttgggatgagaatacatgcaggttttataaatgatttacaaaatagacacaagtacgtgaaactacattctatggttgaattatcgaaatcgaatatgcccctttttattaagtctggtaatctaagaattagggaacagacaccctaattgacgcgaatcctaaagatagatctattggacctaacaaaccccatccaaagtaccggatgctttagtacttcgaaatttatatcatatccgaagggtgtcccggaatgatggggatattcttaaatatgcatcttgttaatgtcggttaccaggtgttcaccatatgaatgatttttatctctatgtatgggatgtatattgaaatatgaaatcttgtggtctattgttacgatttgatatatataggttaaacctataactcaccaacatttttgttgacgttttaagcatgtttattctcaggtgattattaagagcttccactgtcgcatacttaaataaggacaagatttggagtccatgcttgtatgatattgtgtaaaaactgcatttacgaaatttatttcgttgtaacatatttgtattgtaaaccattatgtaatagtcgtgtgtaaacaggatattttagattatcattatttgataatctacataaagctttttaaacctttattgatgaaataaaggttatagtttgttttaaaatgaatgcagtctttgaaaaacgtctcatatagaggtcaaaacctcgcaacgaaatcaattaatatggaacatttttaatcaataagaacgggacatttcacgtttcttgtttatatgaccaagacgacaatgccatagatatgtGGAATTCAAATCATACTTGAATTTCTTAGATCTACAGTTAAATATAGAACTTTCGTTTGGAACAAGATTATGCatgtcaatttcaaaaataccatctctaggaatagcattaaaataaaaaatattatccttagaaaccgaAATACCATAATCTGTGAATACATGATTAAAACCATTATCTTTCAAACGAGAAACTGAAATAACACCTCTAGTAATAGAAGGTGCATAGTGACAATTATCTAAAATAAGAATAAGTCCACTTGGGAGGATGAGCTCATAGCTTCCTATAGCTTCGACAGCTGCACGATCGCCATTGCCAACGTACAGATCCAAAGCCCCCTTATTCAGCTTCCGAATTTTCCTAAGTCCCTGCATATCATTACAAATATGAGTACCAAAACCAGTGTCATACACTCAAGTTTTATTAGGAAAATTATAGAGTTCTATAACGAAGATACCTGAAGTGCTGGTCGAACCAGCCTTTCCTTTCTTCAACTCTTCCAAGTAAAGCACACAGTTTCATCTCCAATGACCAATCTGGCCGCAATGGTGAC
This genomic window from Rutidosis leptorrhynchoides isolate AG116_Rl617_1_P2 chromosome 2, CSIRO_AGI_Rlap_v1, whole genome shotgun sequence contains:
- the LOC139888141 gene encoding secreted RxLR effector protein 161-like, whose protein sequence is MTGVPYASAIRSIMYAMRCTRPDVSFALNMTSRYQRNPGDSHWTAVKNILKYLRNTKDMFLVYGGFEELSTKCYTDASFETDRDDSRSQSGYVFIMNGGAVDWRSSKQSTTAMSTTESEYIAASEAAQEAVWIRKFISGLGVVPSIENPMDMYCDNTGAIVITNEPGVLRGAKHILRKFHYIREVIERGDVRIQRVPTEDNLADPFTKPMSCTKHVEHSRNIGLRPANSFM